In Gordonia iterans, the following proteins share a genomic window:
- a CDS encoding zinc ribbon domain-containing protein: MKASPAGQRRLLDLADLDAEIARARHRLRSLPEAEQVVAVDAELAAAHGDVEKAQAAVDELQTEYEKVDAELTGMTEHAARDRAQLEAGNLGHKAMSEMQHELAGLERRRDLLESDLLEIMERQEALGMELERAEATVLTLETRRTEAVTARDHATATTENEVTEFLSRRAAVVAEIPGDLLAVYERLREQGRVGAGLLRQKRCGACRMELDPRTLSAVAAAAEDDVVRCEECDAIMVRTEQSGLPKAGAAQ, encoded by the coding sequence ATGAAAGCCTCACCTGCCGGACAGCGCCGGCTGCTCGACCTCGCCGACCTGGACGCCGAAATCGCGCGTGCCCGCCACCGGCTGCGGAGCCTTCCCGAGGCCGAGCAGGTGGTGGCGGTCGACGCCGAACTCGCCGCCGCGCACGGCGACGTCGAGAAGGCGCAGGCTGCCGTCGACGAGTTGCAGACCGAGTACGAGAAGGTCGATGCCGAACTCACCGGTATGACCGAGCACGCCGCGCGCGATCGTGCGCAGCTGGAGGCCGGGAACCTCGGCCACAAGGCGATGTCGGAGATGCAGCACGAGCTAGCCGGGCTGGAGCGTCGCCGCGACCTCCTGGAGTCAGACCTGCTGGAGATCATGGAGCGCCAGGAAGCGCTCGGCATGGAACTGGAGCGGGCCGAGGCCACCGTGCTCACGCTGGAGACCAGGCGCACCGAGGCGGTGACGGCCCGCGATCATGCCACCGCCACCACCGAGAACGAGGTCACCGAGTTCCTGAGCCGGCGCGCCGCGGTCGTGGCCGAGATTCCCGGCGATCTGCTCGCCGTCTACGAAAGGCTGCGTGAGCAGGGGCGCGTGGGGGCCGGATTGCTGCGGCAGAAGCGCTGCGGCGCGTGCCGGATGGAACTGGATCCGCGCACGCTGAGCGCGGTCGCAGCAGCCGCCGAGGACGACGTGGTGCGGTGCGAGGAGTGTGACGCGATCATGGTGCGCACCGAGCAGTCGGGACTGCCGAAGGCGGGCGCTGCGCAGTGA